The proteins below are encoded in one region of Thermoanaerobacterium sp. PSU-2:
- a CDS encoding M23 family metallopeptidase, which yields MKINRDDLARFFDRKGFYLILFLCIVVVAVTAVYVTDNNLKKMAELSTTQNTVKTDSSTKNTVSEYPTTKNNNTAKEENKVKVENTNSTSAPSPVKTNASSTTQKAVEEKVQPNNAVNTMSNITTASNNSKSESSTIFSLIKPVNGDVIMEFAVTKLTYSKTLDEWTTHKGVDLKADLGADVVAAMSGVVTKVYNDSRLGNTVEIKNGSYITRYSNLEDNVNVKVGQTVQQGSVIGKVGNTAKFEIAEDPHVHFELLKDGNYIDPMQYFSK from the coding sequence GTGAAGATAAATAGAGACGATTTAGCAAGGTTTTTTGACAGAAAAGGATTCTACTTAATTTTGTTTTTGTGCATAGTTGTCGTAGCAGTTACTGCTGTCTACGTTACAGACAATAACTTAAAGAAGATGGCAGAGCTTAGTACAACGCAAAATACTGTGAAGACAGACTCCAGCACAAAGAATACTGTTTCGGAGTACCCTACTACCAAGAATAATAATACGGCAAAAGAAGAAAATAAGGTGAAAGTTGAAAACACAAATTCCACCAGTGCACCATCGCCTGTGAAAACTAATGCATCAAGTACAACACAGAAGGCAGTGGAAGAAAAAGTACAACCAAATAATGCTGTAAACACCATGTCAAACATTACTACAGCAAGTAATAATTCAAAGAGTGAAAGCAGCACTATCTTCTCGCTGATAAAACCGGTAAATGGCGATGTGATAATGGAATTTGCTGTGACGAAGCTTACATATTCAAAGACTCTCGATGAATGGACAACACACAAAGGGGTGGATTTAAAAGCTGATTTAGGCGCTGATGTGGTGGCAGCAATGAGCGGTGTTGTGACAAAAGTGTACAATGATAGTAGGCTTGGAAATACTGTAGAGATAAAAAATGGTTCGTATATAACCCGCTACAGCAATCTTGAGGATAACGTCAATGTGAAAGTGGGACAGACAGTACAACAAGGAAGCGTTATAGGAAAGGTTGGAAACACTGCTAAGTTTGAAATTGCGGAAGATCCACATGTCCATTTCGAGCTACTAAAAGACGGAAATTATATAGATCCTATGCAATACTTCAGCAAATAA
- a CDS encoding S-layer homology domain-containing protein yields MKRLIKTITVISILSILMFASVYGSTVYTGVNNATATFENMSYSDIYSSFAKGDIMRMTALSVVRGNGSGLYYPKNKLKREEALAMILRLMGKEKDVQVAQNSASGGVPGAAGTTSSGTVDSWAQGVITVAKNTGLLSKQEQSLDFTKNATRQEIANWIAKGINLTPVYGKDAQYVYSYKDSSLFDADKLPYIEAAIESKIMSGYSNGYFGPNDYITREQMTAVLSRAFNVSYTMMGYTKDMGYVESVQKDSVNGGMRYTYEIKNDSGQDIALVSENSQSANYDFAVLKNGVAGLSSLITSGDRITYYTNGSNVVFAETESTSSSVLSGTIDAVWQGSFRLIDDSGNSYIIYYNNNTQLTMNSVDASISDLKYGETVKVTVSGSTATRIDVAYTDLSGNGQVNLGDKQDSGKIADIETNNSQVSITLDNGNTYTANVDMLVEGGSGSLSVGDLKVGEYIKLYFSSISSNTPDEVFLEGDYNKAVAVIRGTISGVSGFNPKIQLKNVQIYRQGQWNTSSDYSMYSIDGASVYLNGLKIPVSDISKYKGYDAYIMVEDHYGTDTATLVSIQNGFNMSYVGNISYDGNTLTVTLSDNRQVSVNDGTIILDDGILVPKDQLSKVSQAYISFARGGGANFISILDTNAPSGYYYAKGNIITVTSDSITLGNYYYYSGNDYGDESLSNNEWVANGDETFYVGDETYIVDNTGNSPSNVPYSQFLNQKYSGSTYYSAYVVSSNGNAIAVNLRPLVSTDRVTKAVLSSINGNVLTLDDVMDWNGLNNNWELNTSLDSIDVTKAVIVKNNKVISVNDLKSGDSLYIVRDGASGIIVTVQQ; encoded by the coding sequence ATGAAGAGGCTAATTAAAACAATCACAGTGATTTCAATTTTATCCATCTTGATGTTTGCTTCCGTTTATGGTTCAACGGTTTATACTGGAGTAAACAACGCAACAGCTACTTTTGAAAACATGTCTTACAGCGATATATATAGTAGCTTTGCAAAAGGCGATATAATGAGAATGACAGCATTGTCTGTAGTACGAGGCAATGGAAGTGGACTTTATTATCCAAAAAACAAGTTAAAAAGAGAAGAAGCACTTGCCATGATATTAAGGCTTATGGGGAAAGAGAAAGATGTGCAAGTGGCTCAAAACAGTGCATCTGGCGGAGTACCGGGTGCTGCTGGAACTACTTCCAGCGGTACGGTAGATAGCTGGGCGCAAGGTGTGATAACCGTTGCTAAAAATACAGGGCTTCTGTCAAAGCAGGAGCAGTCTTTGGATTTCACGAAAAATGCCACAAGGCAGGAGATAGCCAATTGGATCGCTAAAGGCATAAATCTGACGCCTGTCTATGGAAAAGACGCACAGTACGTTTACTCATACAAAGACAGCAGCCTATTCGATGCAGACAAATTGCCGTACATAGAAGCGGCGATTGAGTCGAAAATAATGTCGGGCTATTCAAATGGCTATTTTGGTCCAAATGATTATATCACGAGGGAACAGATGACTGCTGTGCTAAGCAGGGCTTTCAATGTTTCATATACAATGATGGGGTACACAAAGGATATGGGGTATGTTGAAAGCGTACAAAAAGACAGTGTAAATGGAGGCATGAGGTACACTTACGAAATCAAAAATGACAGTGGACAAGATATTGCATTGGTTTCTGAAAACTCTCAAAGTGCAAATTACGACTTCGCAGTTTTGAAAAACGGTGTTGCAGGATTATCTTCATTAATCACAAGTGGCGACAGAATCACATATTACACAAATGGCAGCAATGTGGTATTTGCAGAGACAGAAAGCACGTCTTCATCGGTTTTAAGCGGTACCATCGATGCTGTTTGGCAAGGAAGCTTTAGGCTCATAGACGACAGTGGAAATAGCTATATAATATACTACAACAACAATACACAACTTACCATGAATTCGGTGGATGCATCTATAAGCGACTTAAAGTACGGGGAGACGGTTAAAGTGACTGTTTCAGGCAGCACAGCCACAAGAATAGATGTTGCGTACACCGATTTAAGCGGAAATGGTCAGGTCAATCTTGGTGATAAGCAAGACAGCGGAAAAATAGCCGACATAGAGACGAATAACAGCCAAGTTTCAATAACATTGGACAATGGAAATACGTATACGGCAAATGTTGATATGCTTGTTGAAGGTGGAAGTGGGTCCCTAAGCGTAGGAGATTTGAAAGTCGGAGAGTATATAAAGCTTTATTTCAGCAGCATAAGTTCCAATACACCTGATGAGGTGTTTTTAGAAGGGGACTACAATAAAGCTGTTGCAGTCATAAGAGGGACCATATCAGGGGTTTCTGGATTTAACCCCAAAATACAGCTTAAAAATGTCCAAATATATAGGCAAGGCCAGTGGAATACATCATCTGACTATTCTATGTACAGCATTGATGGTGCGTCAGTCTACCTTAATGGTCTAAAGATACCTGTAAGCGATATTAGCAAGTACAAAGGATATGATGCATACATAATGGTGGAAGACCATTATGGCACAGATACTGCAACACTCGTATCTATACAAAATGGATTTAATATGAGCTACGTTGGCAACATATCGTACGATGGAAACACTTTGACAGTGACACTAAGTGACAATCGTCAGGTAAGCGTCAATGACGGCACTATCATACTGGATGATGGGATTTTGGTGCCAAAAGACCAGTTGTCTAAGGTAAGCCAAGCTTATATTTCGTTTGCAAGAGGTGGCGGGGCAAACTTCATATCAATATTGGATACAAATGCTCCATCAGGATATTACTACGCTAAAGGAAATATTATAACTGTCACGTCAGACTCCATAACGCTTGGCAACTATTACTATTATAGCGGCAATGATTACGGCGATGAATCTTTAAGCAACAACGAGTGGGTTGCCAATGGCGATGAAACTTTTTATGTCGGCGATGAAACATATATTGTAGACAATACTGGTAACAGCCCTTCAAATGTACCGTACAGTCAATTTTTAAATCAGAAGTACAGCGGTTCTACGTATTATTCTGCGTACGTCGTTTCAAGTAACGGCAATGCAATAGCTGTAAACTTAAGGCCTTTAGTGAGTACAGACAGGGTGACTAAAGCAGTGTTAAGCAGCATTAATGGCAATGTCTTGACTTTAGATGATGTGATGGATTGGAATGGACTCAACAACAATTGGGAGCTTAATACGTCTTTAGACTCTATAGATGTCACTAAGGCAGTCATAGTTAAGAACAACAAAGTAATATCTGTCAATGACTTAAAGAGTGGCGACAGTCTTTACATAGTGAGAGATGGCGCTTCAGGGATAATAGTCACTGTACAGCAGTAA
- the spoIID gene encoding stage II sporulation protein D, with product MKHIAYGVILIVFATILLPTVIVIGLAPARSVVSHGSTVRLINSGGLKDLKTNVEEAPADYNTINVFVVDENKDVKMNLEDYLVGVVAAEMPADFELEALKAQAVAARTYALSKELALGGKGCDLHPGSDICTDSKHCQAWISDDVMKSRWGNNYNLYHDKIVKAVNDTKGLVIVYNDVLIDPVYHAISGGETEDAINVWKENLPYLKSVPSPGEEVAKKFKTTVTVSSEEFVNRIKSKAPKANISTKNVLSYIKNVKRTEAGHVLSLNIGGVDFTGTDIQELFQLNSTNFSFSMKGSNVVINVIGYGHGVGMSQYGANAMAKDGKNFEDILKHYYTGVEIMKTDDLLKLKDGKT from the coding sequence ATGAAGCATATTGCGTACGGGGTTATTTTAATTGTCTTTGCGACTATTTTACTGCCAACTGTAATCGTAATAGGATTGGCGCCTGCAAGAAGTGTTGTGTCCCATGGAAGCACTGTCAGGCTTATAAATAGTGGAGGGCTTAAAGATTTAAAGACCAATGTAGAAGAAGCACCTGCTGATTACAATACGATTAATGTGTTTGTGGTGGATGAAAACAAAGATGTAAAGATGAATTTGGAGGATTACCTTGTAGGTGTTGTGGCAGCAGAGATGCCAGCGGATTTTGAATTGGAAGCGTTAAAGGCTCAAGCAGTTGCTGCAAGGACGTATGCCCTTTCCAAGGAATTAGCTTTAGGTGGTAAAGGTTGTGATCTTCATCCAGGCAGCGATATATGTACAGATTCAAAGCACTGTCAGGCATGGATATCGGATGATGTAATGAAATCCCGCTGGGGTAACAACTACAATTTGTACCACGACAAGATAGTAAAAGCGGTAAATGACACAAAAGGTCTTGTGATAGTGTACAATGATGTGCTTATAGATCCTGTATACCATGCCATAAGCGGCGGTGAAACGGAAGATGCCATTAACGTGTGGAAGGAGAACCTTCCATACTTAAAAAGCGTGCCATCTCCAGGGGAAGAAGTGGCCAAGAAATTTAAGACGACTGTGACAGTATCATCAGAAGAATTTGTAAACCGCATAAAGAGCAAAGCGCCTAAAGCTAATATAAGCACAAAAAACGTATTAAGCTACATAAAAAATGTAAAAAGGACTGAAGCAGGACACGTTTTATCGCTGAACATAGGCGGTGTAGATTTTACAGGAACAGACATACAAGAGCTATTTCAGTTAAATTCCACAAATTTTAGCTTTAGCATGAAAGGAAGCAATGTGGTGATAAATGTGATCGGATATGGACATGGCGTAGGAATGAGCCAATATGGTGCAAATGCAATGGCGAAAGACGGCAAAAACTTTGAAGATATATTGAAGCATTACTACACAGGTGTAGAAATAATGAAAACAGATGATCTTTTGAAATTAAAGGATGGAAAAACTTAA
- a CDS encoding IPT/TIG domain-containing protein has protein sequence MKRFVSLLLIFVILFSFFPGNMSKAYASNPPNITSVESLRYNGTMASPAKGPYDVSTAIEIDGSAFMTFDSSGNMTSQIDAVYIDSISDNTKLTILSVNESKIYAKVPTMSTAGLLLNKPYMIIAHRSDGQSAAIPNGFTYIDNPNIQSAALDNYKTVTRDSSGNVTGISQPQSYIRMEGSNLSDIAVGNINGETSNVVSQSGSVLISDIPSSIRIDPYTTYNINVTNVYGGQSNTYSTNLSAVNQDITSLSKYTAIVGDTITIYGHGFSTLGSGMRVYVGENLVNSGNVTVVSDTEMSVVVPAPKDTTLPYQNIDIIASNGATVTLVNALQIIPTPSIITIDSITPNAGTVSGGTKVIIVGQNLRQDLIVKFGGVQGQNVQMVSLPGLTNNMDAIQVTTPPYSKSGPVNVDIVDPITGYTVTEQNGYFYLAVQDSLVAIDMNPYSGYENGSTDVTIWGYNFQRSDDPSTYTANPDNTEITYTNSSYTYTDPVTGQNVVGTRVRKLYVTFGGNKAVIEGVSAPSGGQEILKVLSPSITLNPPGQPMSVDVVVTVETTIMDSNGNVVMQYSEQSSPAKKFTYNPLPSNPQILSISPNSGSRAGGDTVTIQGFDIRPGVSVYFGGVLATVKDLTIDSSNRSIVTVVTPKSSALGYVDVKVVNKDADQNRGFTTMTNGYYYYTAPTITNVFTNFGSKYGGNLITLTGTDFYVGQTVQNGVYVPVYPTVTIGNINLQVISVTDNSGNIIDGKKLNIGTQIKAIVPVTTSPYPIGWQDVTVTNYDGENGTAGGTVTLKNGFEIKDTQKTPTITSVNPNKGPTKGGTQITITGSNFETGSIVTIDGVQANVTSVTSGNTVINAVTPAGTLGQKIVQVINPSDGGTASLQNGFEYLLIETNPKITSVSPNYGGKGTLVYIFGSDFSRKIGDSDGATVYIGNTVMDDVYVIDQNTITAVVPDLQYTGLYDITVVNPDTATAKSPQKFHYLVPESSPVITSITPDQGTVNGGTAITITGSDFRRGAQVYIGGKLATNITVSSDGTTIQAMTPPGNPGMTYVTVINYDGGNYTYGLHSGEAGFTYVVPNSLPVITKIDPNTGSTYGGDTVTITGQDFRIAKDQNGNILKDSDGNPIGPDVYFGNVKATKVIYVDYGTLKVVTPPNVPGPVRVSVVNYDTGIGYLDNGFTYVQSKPTINGIVPPKVNVNGTTHVIVVGSNFAVPIYDGNTLVRPGSKVYIDDVEVTNVTVVSGSEIKFVAPAMSDIGIKTLKIVNPDGGTATANIEYVSPVSNPAITKVDPSKGSIAGGTTVTITGSDFRSNVSVYFEGNKATVVSNSSTEIVVKTPAGDPSLLNVPIDVTVYNVDDGASTTMQGAFTYVKTGANPVITSITPNTGSTRGGDTVTIVGDNFKTGLLVYFGDALAQSVVVNNYTTITVVTPQHTAGKVDVRILNPDYADAVLSGGFTYVQTAPDNPSGFYAQTIYGNDHAIHLYWNAVNGANLYEIYGKRSTDTNYSFIASTDKLEYYVDGLSPNTLYNFELRPINDKGNSGFAYASAYTDSSTNSKYDTGVPDVIGNTSINASGSVVYIVLGNDAASSSTYTVDLTGYKYKNTDTWIVNVPKSFSGKSGSIVVRTPNFSINFSPQALNLTSDIDRITVKLLDGKVIDDLNKSLGKSSGIVSDVYQINYDEISSSLVTHMTNFRQAVNIAMNYYSNRAKSSSLSLKNFDGSTTYYQYVDPVLHYVSGYVLYTGRYAVVDSNL, from the coding sequence ATGAAGAGATTTGTGTCGCTATTGTTGATATTTGTCATTTTGTTTTCATTTTTCCCAGGAAATATGTCGAAAGCTTATGCTTCAAATCCACCTAATATAACTTCTGTAGAGTCATTGCGGTATAATGGCACTATGGCATCCCCTGCCAAAGGTCCTTATGATGTATCAACAGCCATAGAGATAGATGGCAGTGCTTTTATGACATTTGACAGCTCAGGAAACATGACATCTCAAATTGATGCGGTTTACATCGATTCTATTTCGGACAACACGAAGCTTACCATACTTAGTGTAAATGAAAGCAAGATATACGCAAAGGTTCCTACAATGAGTACTGCAGGCCTTTTATTGAATAAGCCTTACATGATTATCGCCCATAGAAGCGATGGGCAAAGTGCAGCAATACCTAACGGATTCACATACATCGACAATCCTAATATACAAAGTGCAGCATTGGATAACTATAAGACTGTGACGAGGGACTCCAGTGGCAATGTGACAGGTATATCGCAGCCACAGTCGTACATAAGAATGGAAGGCAGCAATTTAAGCGATATAGCTGTAGGCAATATAAACGGTGAGACGTCAAATGTGGTGTCCCAAAGTGGCTCTGTCTTGATTTCAGATATACCTTCCAGCATAAGGATCGATCCTTACACAACATATAACATTAACGTTACAAATGTATACGGCGGTCAATCAAATACATACAGTACAAATCTATCTGCAGTCAATCAAGACATAACAAGTTTATCAAAGTATACAGCCATTGTAGGCGATACTATAACGATATACGGCCATGGCTTTTCCACATTGGGAAGTGGCATGAGGGTTTACGTTGGAGAAAACCTTGTAAATAGCGGCAATGTTACGGTGGTAAGCGATACCGAGATGAGCGTAGTAGTGCCTGCTCCAAAGGATACCACATTGCCATATCAAAACATCGACATCATTGCATCAAATGGTGCGACAGTCACATTGGTAAACGCACTCCAAATAATTCCTACGCCTTCTATCATAACTATTGACAGCATAACTCCAAATGCTGGCACAGTATCCGGCGGCACGAAGGTCATCATAGTCGGTCAAAACTTAAGGCAGGACCTTATTGTCAAGTTTGGTGGTGTTCAAGGGCAAAACGTTCAAATGGTAAGTTTGCCTGGCCTTACAAACAACATGGACGCAATACAGGTTACAACTCCACCTTACTCAAAGTCAGGGCCTGTGAATGTAGACATAGTAGACCCTATTACAGGATACACTGTGACAGAGCAAAACGGGTACTTCTACCTTGCTGTTCAAGACAGCCTTGTGGCAATAGACATGAATCCATACAGCGGATATGAAAATGGCAGTACAGATGTGACTATCTGGGGATACAACTTCCAGAGAAGCGACGATCCGTCCACATACACCGCAAATCCAGATAATACGGAGATAACATACACTAACAGCAGCTACACCTACACAGATCCTGTGACAGGGCAAAATGTAGTAGGCACAAGGGTAAGGAAGCTTTATGTGACATTTGGTGGCAATAAAGCTGTGATAGAAGGCGTTTCTGCTCCATCTGGTGGACAGGAGATTTTGAAAGTATTATCTCCAAGTATTACTTTAAACCCGCCAGGACAGCCTATGTCTGTTGATGTAGTAGTGACAGTTGAAACCACGATTATGGATTCTAATGGAAATGTCGTTATGCAGTACTCCGAGCAAAGCTCACCGGCTAAGAAGTTTACGTACAATCCGCTTCCTTCAAATCCTCAAATATTAAGCATATCCCCAAATAGCGGCAGTAGAGCAGGCGGCGATACTGTCACAATACAAGGATTTGACATAAGGCCAGGTGTCAGCGTGTACTTTGGTGGCGTCTTGGCTACTGTAAAAGATTTGACTATTGATTCCAGCAATAGGTCGATAGTAACTGTTGTAACGCCAAAAAGCAGCGCTCTTGGCTATGTAGATGTGAAAGTCGTAAATAAAGATGCGGATCAAAATCGCGGGTTTACGACGATGACAAATGGCTATTATTACTATACCGCACCTACTATCACAAATGTGTTTACAAATTTTGGCTCTAAGTATGGAGGAAATTTAATAACACTAACAGGGACAGACTTCTACGTGGGGCAAACTGTGCAAAATGGCGTATACGTTCCAGTGTACCCTACGGTGACGATAGGAAACATAAATTTGCAAGTGATAAGTGTTACGGACAATAGCGGCAACATCATAGATGGCAAGAAGTTAAACATAGGGACACAGATAAAGGCGATAGTGCCTGTCACGACAAGTCCTTATCCGATAGGATGGCAGGATGTGACGGTTACCAACTACGATGGGGAAAATGGCACAGCAGGCGGCACGGTTACCCTTAAAAACGGCTTTGAAATAAAAGATACTCAGAAGACCCCAACGATTACTTCTGTCAATCCTAATAAAGGTCCCACAAAAGGCGGTACACAGATTACTATTACAGGCAGCAATTTTGAAACGGGAAGCATTGTCACCATCGATGGCGTACAGGCTAATGTTACAAGCGTCACATCGGGAAATACTGTAATAAATGCTGTGACACCTGCAGGCACATTGGGGCAAAAGATAGTGCAGGTGATAAATCCATCGGATGGTGGTACGGCATCATTGCAGAATGGATTTGAATACTTGCTTATTGAAACGAACCCAAAGATAACCAGTGTATCTCCCAATTACGGTGGTAAAGGGACACTTGTGTACATCTTTGGCAGTGATTTTTCAAGAAAAATAGGCGACAGCGATGGCGCAACAGTTTATATAGGCAATACAGTTATGGATGATGTGTACGTAATAGATCAGAATACCATAACCGCAGTTGTGCCAGATCTGCAGTACACAGGACTGTACGACATAACCGTAGTAAACCCTGATACGGCTACAGCAAAATCGCCGCAGAAGTTCCACTACCTTGTTCCTGAATCAAGTCCCGTCATAACGTCCATAACGCCAGATCAAGGTACTGTAAACGGCGGCACTGCAATAACAATAACGGGAAGCGATTTTAGGCGTGGAGCACAAGTCTACATCGGTGGAAAACTTGCCACGAACATTACTGTAAGTTCTGACGGCACCACCATACAGGCTATGACGCCTCCAGGGAATCCGGGAATGACTTACGTCACAGTCATAAACTACGATGGTGGTAACTATACTTATGGTCTTCACAGTGGTGAGGCTGGATTTACTTACGTCGTTCCAAATAGCTTGCCTGTCATAACGAAGATAGATCCCAATACAGGTTCTACGTATGGCGGCGACACCGTCACTATAACAGGTCAAGATTTTAGGATAGCAAAAGATCAAAATGGCAATATCCTAAAAGACAGCGATGGGAACCCTATAGGGCCTGACGTGTACTTTGGCAATGTGAAAGCCACAAAGGTAATATACGTAGACTATGGCACGTTGAAGGTTGTGACGCCTCCAAATGTGCCGGGACCTGTAAGGGTATCTGTCGTAAACTACGACACAGGCATAGGATATCTTGACAATGGTTTTACATACGTTCAATCTAAACCTACAATAAACGGTATTGTACCTCCAAAAGTCAACGTAAATGGTACGACGCACGTTATTGTCGTAGGCTCTAATTTTGCTGTACCTATATATGATGGCAACACTCTTGTAAGACCTGGCTCGAAAGTTTACATTGATGATGTAGAAGTGACAAATGTTACTGTAGTAAGCGGCAGTGAAATAAAATTTGTAGCACCAGCGATGAGCGATATAGGTATAAAGACATTAAAGATTGTAAATCCGGATGGTGGTACGGCTACAGCAAATATTGAGTATGTTTCACCTGTTTCAAATCCTGCCATAACTAAAGTAGACCCATCTAAAGGAAGTATTGCAGGTGGTACAACTGTCACAATAACTGGCAGCGACTTTAGAAGCAATGTGTCGGTGTACTTTGAAGGCAATAAAGCTACTGTCGTATCAAACAGTAGTACAGAAATAGTTGTCAAGACGCCGGCAGGCGATCCGAGTCTACTTAATGTGCCGATAGATGTCACGGTGTACAACGTAGATGACGGAGCAAGTACCACAATGCAAGGTGCATTTACTTATGTGAAGACAGGTGCAAACCCTGTTATAACATCTATAACTCCTAATACAGGATCTACAAGAGGAGGAGATACCGTAACGATTGTCGGTGACAATTTTAAAACAGGACTTCTCGTTTACTTTGGAGATGCATTGGCGCAGTCAGTGGTTGTCAATAATTACACCACTATAACTGTAGTCACGCCACAGCATACTGCTGGAAAGGTAGATGTAAGGATATTGAATCCGGATTACGCAGATGCTGTGCTGTCAGGGGGATTTACGTATGTTCAGACAGCGCCAGACAATCCATCCGGATTTTACGCCCAGACGATTTACGGAAATGATCACGCGATACATTTGTACTGGAATGCTGTAAATGGCGCAAATTTATATGAAATATACGGTAAAAGAAGCACTGACACAAATTATTCATTTATCGCATCAACAGACAAGCTGGAGTATTACGTCGATGGTTTAAGCCCTAACACTCTTTACAATTTTGAGTTAAGGCCTATCAACGATAAAGGCAACAGCGGCTTTGCTTATGCATCTGCATACACTGATTCTTCAACTAACTCAAAGTACGATACTGGTGTGCCGGATGTCATAGGCAATACATCTATAAACGCGTCAGGCAGTGTAGTCTACATTGTGCTTGGAAATGATGCTGCAAGTTCCAGCACATACACTGTAGATTTGACGGGATATAAATACAAAAATACAGATACTTGGATTGTGAATGTCCCAAAAAGTTTTAGCGGCAAAAGTGGCAGCATCGTTGTAAGGACTCCAAATTTCAGCATAAACTTTTCACCTCAGGCTTTAAACCTTACATCCGACATAGACAGGATTACTGTCAAATTGCTGGATGGCAAAGTGATAGATGATTTAAACAAAAGCCTTGGAAAATCCAGTGGGATTGTATCTGATGTATATCAGATAAATTATGATGAGATAAGCAGTAGCCTTGTGACACATATGACTAACTTTAGACAGGCTGTAAATATAGCGATGAATTATTACAGCAATAGAGCAAAAAGTAGTTCACTGTCACTAAAAAACTTTGATGGCAGCACGACTTACTACCAATACGTAGATCCTGTTTTGCATTACGTTTCAGGGTATGTTTTATACACTGGAAGATATGCGGTAGTTGATTCTAATTTATGA
- a CDS encoding S-layer homology domain-containing protein: MKKIMIILILLFMAIPVYAFANDAGYEGGIANEYEYKEVVFITGSPVVFDGKLTVSQSTRSGTTTSTYRYQLSSSDGGKLTRTLTFTTVDTPKDQYNQVQSNTTLSRFSETITEGGKVYRLSSYDFNGSDIKSLNPGVNYFAGNFAGRKVYTLNNNGGTIVVDITDKTVGYSHVYGSVKTQQINYTIEGNTVSNNTNISWSGTADVNVSFTVSSDLQYVTNDPNYISFRGGYLLSQAGQDVMTYTYDLPEFDGSGNVIGRNTGSSSASLDEVPQEKRLVVPDVRDINGTWGYDDILKLMSMEVFPNTSKYFGPKLPITRTDFTVAVAKAINLTPYTAPKTMGYSKAKTAEVSPFVDVSTSDSNYGYIKAASQAGLISGTAPNQFSPDKPLTRAEAAVIFIRALGLSNLAPSGNFNTGFRDDSSIPSWAKRDIYVANEIGLLEGDNYGNIDANDTLTREEAAAMISRMIDFMMKDLTVDYVQKVINY; encoded by the coding sequence ATGAAGAAGATTATGATTATATTGATACTATTGTTTATGGCTATTCCAGTATACGCCTTTGCCAATGATGCCGGATATGAAGGCGGTATTGCCAATGAATATGAGTACAAAGAAGTAGTGTTTATAACAGGTAGCCCTGTCGTATTTGATGGAAAACTTACTGTATCACAGTCTACAAGATCTGGAACCACCACGTCAACGTATAGGTATCAATTGTCATCCAGTGATGGCGGTAAACTTACAAGGACATTGACGTTTACTACTGTGGACACGCCAAAGGATCAGTACAATCAAGTGCAGTCAAACACCACTTTAAGCCGGTTTTCAGAGACCATAACAGAAGGCGGCAAAGTTTACAGGCTGTCATCTTATGATTTCAATGGCTCTGACATTAAATCGCTAAATCCGGGTGTAAATTATTTTGCAGGCAATTTTGCAGGCAGAAAGGTGTACACCCTAAACAATAACGGCGGAACAATTGTTGTAGACATAACTGACAAAACAGTAGGGTATAGCCACGTTTACGGCAGTGTAAAGACACAGCAGATTAATTACACCATAGAAGGCAATACCGTCTCTAACAATACGAATATATCGTGGAGCGGTACTGCCGATGTGAATGTATCATTTACTGTAAGCTCTGACCTTCAATATGTGACAAATGATCCTAACTACATAAGCTTTAGAGGCGGCTATCTTTTAAGTCAGGCTGGACAAGACGTCATGACGTACACATACGATTTGCCAGAGTTTGATGGAAGTGGTAATGTAATAGGAAGAAATACAGGATCAAGTAGCGCAAGTTTAGACGAAGTGCCGCAAGAAAAGAGGCTTGTGGTGCCGGATGTACGGGATATAAACGGCACATGGGGATATGACGACATATTGAAGCTTATGAGCATGGAGGTTTTTCCAAACACATCAAAGTATTTTGGACCAAAACTTCCTATAACGAGGACTGATTTTACAGTTGCAGTTGCAAAAGCCATAAATTTGACGCCGTACACTGCTCCAAAGACGATGGGGTATTCAAAGGCTAAAACTGCAGAAGTATCACCATTTGTAGATGTATCCACATCTGACAGCAATTACGGCTACATAAAAGCAGCAAGTCAAGCCGGGCTTATATCAGGAACAGCGCCAAATCAGTTTAGCCCTGATAAGCCACTTACCAGAGCGGAAGCGGCAGTCATCTTCATAAGAGCATTAGGTCTTTCTAACCTTGCTCCATCAGGCAATTTCAATACAGGCTTTAGAGATGACAGCAGCATTCCATCATGGGCTAAAAGGGACATTTACGTTGCAAATGAGATTGGATTATTAGAAGGCGATAACTACGGCAACATTGATGCCAATGACACATTGACAAGGGAAGAAGCGGCAGCCATGATATCCCGCATGATAGATTTTATGATGAAAGATCTGACGGTTGATTATGTGCAGAAGGTTATAAATTACTGA